A portion of the Phycodurus eques isolate BA_2022a chromosome 3, UOR_Pequ_1.1, whole genome shotgun sequence genome contains these proteins:
- the kank1a gene encoding KN motif and ankyrin repeat domain-containing protein 1a: MAEFVHVNGNSPERGQRCPSFDNDKDSVEPYFVETPYGFQLDLDFLKYVDDIERGNTIKKVSIQRKPKGAKPRAVAPCSSTGAEWTSTDSLSSSNSDDKLSPVLVNAKAQQAPTLQKAACEAVPQQFFSSIAEPKLLLPPPSPRFTLRHNPHVEKTLMETRLRLEQERLFMEPPPPPPRRRLASFGGTGSNSSLSSYSGSMATSQISPSALQPLAINGHLHNGEYNPYYPPSMGSSIRHSPMSSGMATPVTNVSPLHLQQIREQMVVALRRLKELEEQVKTIPILQVKIAVLQEEKRQLAAQSKGPGGFRKRSYSVGSADQMENPVPVQKETVLHIVEPEAQQPNAQQLEEFRRLAAEVQALEKSTLDNGGLESQTRNHNQNQALQKSVGVVTDENMNNLQIQLSKPPKEHSHRDVGVATDHQDTRSTSVGVTETMLGLSSETETEMELQQQTIEELKDKIYRMEVQLKETTHQMEMTKLKLELQAAGGSNKKKADKGLMIRPETYNVCLEAKVLVHSRGVGDKLISEAQSVSVGVSCHPSVCSLGIGTNQSLEYQQVKTCEVGINTTESLDCSAICRPMSELLKESRSVASGDCSVDVHVGPLRTTVSRGTDSDLSSKVDSCIMVAPELATQETNTETDVVSRSTNTKTIALTDSFTNTTAAETRTVAAGEGLIKDTLSAAKVRSVAVGTESLLGQSCAPKSKEFGVGPVSIHDNFLIGLKTRNIACGPSQHPEPVVEATTKTARPLADTHGGTSLDHYIERVQKLLQEQQMLLAENYSELAEAFGQPHSQFGSINSQLVSTLSSINSAMKSTSAEDLLELQADTAAAHSEGTPKMNGDKATTTQTQHHQQISAAEQKSRMDLQMSTALHGQPCGTNALKSIMKKKDGPGDSNGTKKNLQFVGVNGGYETTSSDDSSSEDSSSSGSEDDDNEEEEKEGKEEDKDMEKKAEEGSLDEQERRERYELSEKMLAACNVLKVHLSKPDDVSSKDLRASVNTVQHEWFRASSQKAASGSAVSDYLAAFGAVSPDVLRHVVNMADGNGNTALHYSVSHSNFPVVKKLLDADVCNVNQQNKAGYTPIMLAALAAMETPADMRVVEELFGKGDVNARASQAGQTGLMLAVSHGRMDMVRALLAHGADVNVQDDEGSTALMCASEHGHVDIVKLLLAQPGTDATLSDSDESNALSIALDAGHKDIAVLLYAHVNFSKAQSPGTPRLGRKMSPSPTRRSVFD; encoded by the exons ATGGCTGAATTTGTGCACGTGAACGGCAACAGCCCAG AAAGAGGCCAAAGATGTCCAAGCTTCGATAACGACAAGGACTCTGTGGAGCCATACTTCGTGGAAACTCCATACGGTTTTCAGCTGGACTTGGACTTTCTCAAATATGTCGACGACATCGAGAGGGGCAACACCATCAAGAAAGTGAGCATCCAGAGGAAGCCCAAAGGGGCCAAACCGAGGGCGGTGGCGCCATGCTCCAGCACTGGGGCCGAATGGACGTCCACCGACTCGCTCTCGTCCTCCAATAGTGACGACAAGCTGTCCCCGGTATTGGTCAACGCCAAGGCCCAGCAGGCGCCCACTCTCCAAAAGGCGGCTTGCGAAGCTGTCCCCCAGCAGTTCTTCTCCAGCATTGCCGAACCCAAGCTGCTCCTGCCGCCGCCCTCGCCCAGGTTTACGCTGCGCCACAACCCCCACGTGGAGAAAACCCTCATGGAGACCAGGCTTCGCCTGGAGCAGGAACGTCTGTTCATggagccgccgccgccaccacccCGGCGTCGTCTCGCCAGCTTCGGGGGGACGGGCTCCAACAGCTCACTCTCGTCATACTCTGGCTCCATGGCCACCAGTCAGATCTCCCCAAGTGCCCTGCAACCTCTGGCCATCAACGGTCACCTCCACAACGGAGAGTACAATCCTTACTACCCACCGTCCATGGGCAGCTCCATCCGTCACAGTCCCATGAGCTCTGGCATGGCCACTCCGGTGACCAACGTCAGCCCGCTGCATCTTCAGCAGATCCGCGAGCAGATGGTGGTTGCTCTTCGGAGGCTAAAGGAGTTGGAGGAGCAGGTGAAGACAATCCCCATCTTGCAGGTGAAGATCGCAGTTCTTCAGGAGGAGAAAAGACAGTTAGCCGCCCAGTCCAAAGGTCCCGGTGGCTTCCGCAAGCGCTCCTACAGCGTGGGCAGCGCCGACCAAATGGAGAATCCCGTCCCCGTCCAAAAAGAGACTGTGCTGCACATCGTCGAACCTGAAGCCCAGCAACCGAATGCTCAGCAGCTGGAGGAGTTCAGGCGTCTGGCTGCTGAGGTCCAAGCTCTGGAGAAGTCCACCCTCGACAATGGTGGACTTGAAAGTCAGACCCGGAACCACAATCAGAACCAAGCCCTTCAAAAGTCGGTCGGTGTAGTTACTGACGAAAACATGAACAACCTCCAAATCCAGCTGAGCAAACCTCCAAAAGAACACAGCCACCGGGACGTGGGTGTTGCAACGGACCACCAGGACACCCGCAGCACTTCAGTGGGCGTCACTGAGACCATGCTTGGCCTGTCCAgcgagacagagacagagatgGAGCTCCAGCAGCAGACCATCGAGGAGCTAAAGGATAAGATCTACCGTATGGAGGTGCAGCTGAAAGAAACCACTCACCAGATGGAGATGACTAAGCTGAAGCTGGAGCTCCAGGCGGCCGGTGGGTCCAACAAGAAGAAGGCGGATAAGGGCTTGATGATCAGGCCTGAGACCTACAACGTCTGCTTGGAGGCCAAAGTCCTGGTGCACAGCCGGGGCGTTGGTGACAAGCTTATCTCTGAAGCTCAAAGCGTATCTGTTGGAGTGTCATGTCACCCTAGTGTTTGTAGTCTCGGCATCGGCACCAATCAGAGTTTGGAGTACCAGCAGGTAAAGACCTGTGAGGTGGGAATCAACACGACCGAGTCTCTAGACTGCTCAGCCATCTGCAGACCCATGTCGGAGTTGCTCAAGGAGTCTCGATCGGTAGCCAGTGGGGATTGCTCTGTGGATGTCCACGTGGGCCCACTCAGGACGACGGTGTCCCGAGGAACAGACTCTGATCTCTCAAGCAAAGTGGACTCCTGCATCATGGTGGCCCCGGAGTTGGCCACGCAGGAGACCAACACCGAGACTGATGTGGTCAGCCGTTCCACCAACACCAAAACGATAGCGCTAACAGACTCCTTCACGAATACCACCGCTGCTGAAACTCGAACGGTTGCTGCCGGTGAGGGGCTTATCAAAGATACGCTCTCGGCTGCAAAGGTTCGCTCGGTCGCCGTGGGGACCGAGTCACTCCTCGGCCAATCCTGCGCCCCCAAAAGCAAAGAATTTGGCGTGGGACCCGTCAGCATTCATGATAACTTTCTAATTGGCTTAAAAACTCGTAACATAGCATGCGGACCCTCGCAGCACCCGGAACCCGTTGTGGAGGCGACCACTAAGACAGCGCGACCTTTAGCCGACACTCACGGGGGCACCAGCCTCGACCACTACATTGAAAGGGTGCAGAAACTGCTGCAGGAGCAACAAATGCTGCTGGCGGAGAACTACAGCGAGCTTGCCGAGGCCTTCGGTCAGCCCCACTCCCAGTTTGGATCCATCAACAGCCAGCTGGTCAGCACGCTCTCCTCCATCAACTCAGCCATGAAGAGCACGAGTGCTGAGGACCTCCTTGAGCTGCAGGCCGACACCGCTGCCGCCCACTCAG AGGGTACTCCCAAGATGAATGGAGATAAGGCCACCACGACGCAAACTCAGCACCATCAGCAGATAAGCGCAGCCGAGCAGAAGAGCCGCATGGACCTGCAAATGTCCACAGCCCTACATG GTCAGCCGTGCGGAACCAACGCGCTCAAGTCCATCATGAAGAAAAAAGATGGCCCAGGCGACTCCAACGGCACCAAGAAGAACCTCCAGTTTGTCGGCGTCAACGGCGG CTACGAGACGACGTCGAGTGATGACTCCAGCTCGGAGGACAGCAGCTCCTCTGGCTCTGAGGATGATGACaatgaggaagaagagaaagaagggaAGGAAGAAGACAAGGACATGGAGAAGAAGGCAGAGGAAGGAAGTTTGGACGAgcaggagaggagagagag GTACGAGCTCAGCGAGAAGATGCTGGCAGCTTGCAACGTCCTCAAAGTTCACCTCAGCAAGCCCGACGACGTGAGCAGTAAAGACCTG AGGGCGAGCGTCAACACAGTGCAGCACGAGTGGTTCCGCGCCTCCAGCCAGAAGGCTGCGTCAGGATCTGCCGTTTCAGACTACCTGGCTGCGTTCGGCGCCGTCTCGCCGGACGTGCTGCGCCACGTGGTCAACATGGCTGACGGCAACGGCAACACGGCGCTCCACTACAGTGTGTCGCACTCCAACTTCCCCGTCGTTAAGAAGCTGCTGGATGCCG ATGTGTGCAACGTGAACCAGCAGAACAAGGCGGGCTACACGCCCATCATGTTGGCGGCGCTAGCCGCCATGGAGACGCCCGCAGACATGCGCGTCGTGGAGGAGCTCTTCGGGAAGGGTGACGTCAACGCGCGCGCAAGTCAG GCGGGCCAGACGGGCCTGATGCTGGCGGTGAGCCACGGCCGCATGGACATGGTCCGAGCCCTGCTGGCCCACGGCGCCGATGTCAACGTGCAGGATGACGAGGGCTCCACTGCCCTCATGTGCGCCAGCGAACACGGTCACGTGGACATCGTCAAACTCCTCCTGGCGCAGCCCGGCACGGACGCCACGCTCAGCGACAGC GACGAGAGTAACGCTCTGTCCATTGCGCTGGACGCCGGCCACAAGGACATCGCCGTCTTGCTTTATGCGCACGTTAACTTCTCCAAAGCGCAGTCGCCG GGAACCCCTCGATTGGGCCGCAAGATGTCGCCGAGCCCCACTCGCAGGAGTGTCTTTGATTAG
- the LOC133399560 gene encoding cilia- and flagella-associated protein 157-like: protein MPKKEKKQEEGDKTKKKQTRVTPAEERESGDKEKDLYVVQIRFLTEELERQQLKCKRLEKEKTSLARRCVSVETEKKDAVEYLKRELLEKEDEVDRSAEQLDQSLREARTDRDDLRSRLTGELRELQDRVHRLEDDNAGLVVRLAAVETFEKQKGQLMFDMAAAEKKLADREEEHADAVQAAKMEALLEKTRLEKELEAQAAARAAEVELLVEQKLPEASKRVALENLEVKARYAELSEKAHQLARENHALRQQRGRTATDVAILEETIAKMARQSCVRKKVAQQLQAELTERSCELELLRNQRDQSRAELEALRKRHAAASSRLEAELQVERKTTGRTKEAVTALKLTFMDEVVDVVQWKQQMQKLLALLEGTTIAPLSDPNLNKEDPASHRTGSGHIHLGSVPRPALKTKHAPSHR, encoded by the exons ATGCCCAAAAAGGAGAAGAAACAAGAGGAAGgcgacaaaacaaagaaaaagcaaactcGAGTCACTCCCGCTGAAGAACGAGAGTCTGGGGACAAAGAGAAGGATTTATATGTCGTTCAAATCCGCTTTTTGACCGAGGAGCTCGAGAG ACAGCAGCTGAAATGCAAGCGGCTGGAGAAGGAGAAGACGTCGCTGGCGCGTCGTTGCGTCTCCGTGGAGACGGAGAAGAAGGATGCGGTAGAGTACTTGAAGAGGGAGCTGCTCGAGAAGGAGGACGAGGTGGACCGGTCGGCGGAGCAGCTGGACCAGAGTCTGCGCGAAGCCCGCACAGACCGGGACGACCTGAGGAGCCGGTTGACTGGGGAACTCCGGGAACTCCAGGATCGCGTCCACCGGCTGGAGGATGACAACGCCGGGCTAG TGGTCAGGCTGGCGGCGGTGGAGACCTTCGAGAAACAGAAGGGGCAGCTGATGTTCGACATGGCGGCCGCAGAGAAGAAGTTGGCCGACCGGGAGGAGGAGCATGCCGACGCCGTGCAGGCCGCAAAGATGGAGGCTCTGCTGGAGAAGACCAG GCTGGAGAAGGAGCTGGAGGCCCAGGCGGCGGCGAGGGCGGCGGAGGTGGAGCTTCTGGTGGAGCAAAAGCTGCCCGAGGCCAGCAAGCGGGTGGCGCTGGAGAACCTGGAGGTGAAGGCGCGATATGCCGAACTGTCCGAGAAGGCCCACCAGCTGGCGCGGGAAAACCACGCCCTGAGACAGCAGAGGGGCCGGACGGCGACCGACGTGGCCATCCTCGAGGAAACCATCGCGAAAATGGCGCGGCAAAGCTGCGTACGCAAGAAG GTGGCGCAGCAGTTGCAGGCAGAGCTGACAGAGCGCAGTTGTGAGCTGGAACTACTTCGGAACCAACGCGACCAATCCCGCGCCGAGCTGGAGGCACTCAG AAAGAGGCATGCCGCGGCGTCGAGTCGTCTGGAGGCGGAGCTACAGGTGGAGAGGAAGACGACTGGCCGGACGAAGGAAGCCGTCACCGCCCTCAAACTGACTTTCATG GATGAAGTGGTGGATGTGGTCCAGTGGAAACAGCAGATGCAGAAGCTCCTGGCTCTCCTGGAAGGCACCACCATCGCTCCCCTAAGTGACCCCAACCTGAACAAAGAGGACCCGGCAAGCCATAG GACGGGAAGCGGGCACATCCATCTGGGCTCGGTCCCCCGGCCCGCTCTAAAGACCAAACATGCACCCTCACACAG ATAA